The DNA sequence GAGCTCAAAGTACCGAGGACCTTGTTCTGAACTTTGGTAAACTGTTTTTAGGGGGTAAAACTTTGAATGCTGCCGCATTAACGCCGCCTATGGTTCAAGCATTATTCGAACTTTTGGCTGTAGATTCTGATACAAAACTGCTCCAGGAACCCCAGGTAACCACATTTAATAATTTCCCGGCCAACATACGCGTGGGGACCAGCATTCCTGTGCTGGTACCGCAGCTTGAAAGCAGTATTTTTGGCGCTATTCCCTATACCTACGAAAACCAAAATATAGATATCAGCATGGATGTGTTGCCGCGTATTAATACTGAAGGCCTTATATCCCTTGAGGTGAATGCCGTAGTACAGGCCATTGTGGGGTATGTGGGTGCCGAGCAGAGGCCCATTATTTCCACGCGATCCACGAGCACAAACGTTATGGTAGAAGACGGTGGAACCCTGTTGATGGGCGGTTTAATATTTACATCTGATGGTGAAACATTGAATAAAGTTCCCTTGCTGGGAGACCTGCCTTTGATCAAGCGCTTTTTCAGCAGAAAGGTGACTGTTGAAGAGCAGCGGGAACTATTGATTTTTATAACATCAAGTATTGTACTCTGACATTTCTTTACTATGAATAACAGAATTCTAATTATTTCAATTGATGAAATATTTATCCAGCAAGCCAGAAAAGTTCTGGAAGAATTGGGTATAGAGATATTGGTTGCCAATGACGGCATTACAGGATTCAATACAGCCAAGCAGTCAGAACCCGGGGTTATTATTATGGAAATCATATTGCCATACATGAACGGCTACCATGTAAGTAAATTATTAAAGAATGATGATCGCTTTAAGGCTATTCCGATTGCATTTGTATCTGCCGATGATGATAATGAAACTATTCTGAATACAAAACGTGCAGGCGGAGACTTGTTTATCCGCAAACCGATCCAGACAAAAATATTACTTGATCAGTTGCTGGAGTTATTGTTAGTAACAGAAAAAACGGAAGAGTTTTAATACATGTCAACTGAACAGAGGATAATGTAAACCATGTCTGCTACTATAGGTGAAGTTTTGGTCAAAGAACAGCTGTTAACTGCAGAGCAGGTAGAAACAGTGATAGATTACAAAAGTGAAAACAGGATGCATTTTGGAGACGCCTGCATTAAGCTGGGTTTCATTGATAAGGAACAGCTGTTTCACGCCTTAGGATTACAAATGCACCTGCCCCGCATTGATCTGAATTATTTTAGTTCCGACATGGATGC is a window from the Candidatus Neomarinimicrobiota bacterium genome containing:
- a CDS encoding response regulator, with amino-acid sequence MNNRILIISIDEIFIQQARKVLEELGIEILVANDGITGFNTAKQSEPGVIIMEIILPYMNGYHVSKLLKNDDRFKAIPIAFVSADDDNETILNTKRAGGDLFIRKPIQTKILLDQLLELLLVTEKTEEF